In one Parageobacillus genomosp. 1 genomic region, the following are encoded:
- a CDS encoding dihydrolipoamide acetyltransferase family protein produces the protein MAFEFKLPDIGEGIHEGEIVKWFVKPGDEVNEDDVLCEVQNDKAVVEIPSPVKGKVLEILVEEGTVATVGQTLITFDAPGYENMTFKGQEQDEPKQQEKPQEMSKEEKSEAAAPQAEPSKQPEVDPNRRVIAMPSVRKYAREKGVDIRLVQGTGKNGRVLKSDIDAFLAGGAETAQKQETPAAKEEKAAAAAAQQPVVLEGEFPETREKMSGIRRAIAKAMVNSKHTAPHVTLMDEVDVTKLVAHRKKFKEAAAEKGIKLTFLPYVVKALTSALREFPVLNTSIDDETEEIIHKHYYNIGIAADTDRGLLVPVIKHADRKPIFALAKEINELATKAREGKLAPNEMKGASCTITNIGSAGGQWFTPVINHPEVAILGIGRIAEKPIVRDGEIVVAPVLALSLSFDHRMIDGATAQKALNHIKRLLNDPELLLMEA, from the coding sequence GTGGCATTTGAATTTAAGCTGCCGGATATCGGCGAAGGCATTCATGAAGGAGAAATCGTCAAATGGTTTGTCAAACCTGGCGATGAAGTCAATGAAGACGATGTTTTATGCGAAGTGCAAAACGATAAAGCGGTCGTGGAAATTCCATCCCCGGTAAAAGGGAAAGTATTGGAGATTTTAGTAGAAGAAGGAACAGTGGCAACCGTTGGTCAAACATTAATTACGTTTGATGCGCCTGGGTATGAAAATATGACATTTAAAGGTCAAGAACAAGATGAGCCGAAACAGCAGGAAAAACCTCAAGAAATGTCGAAAGAAGAAAAGAGCGAAGCGGCAGCTCCACAAGCAGAACCTTCTAAACAGCCGGAAGTCGATCCGAACCGCCGCGTCATCGCAATGCCTTCTGTGCGTAAATATGCGCGTGAAAAAGGTGTCGATATTCGCCTTGTGCAAGGAACCGGAAAAAATGGCCGCGTGTTAAAAAGCGATATTGACGCATTCCTAGCCGGCGGTGCAGAAACGGCGCAAAAACAAGAAACACCAGCGGCAAAAGAAGAAAAAGCAGCGGCTGCAGCAGCCCAACAACCGGTTGTGCTAGAAGGCGAGTTCCCAGAAACTCGCGAGAAAATGAGCGGCATCCGCCGTGCGATTGCCAAAGCGATGGTCAATTCGAAACATACGGCGCCACATGTCACTTTAATGGACGAGGTGGATGTGACAAAACTGGTCGCACACCGCAAAAAATTCAAAGAAGCTGCAGCGGAAAAAGGTATCAAGCTCACTTTCTTGCCATATGTGGTGAAAGCATTGACATCGGCGCTGCGTGAGTTCCCGGTTTTAAATACATCTATTGACGACGAAACGGAAGAAATCATTCATAAACATTACTACAACATCGGCATTGCTGCCGATACGGACCGCGGATTGCTCGTTCCGGTCATCAAACATGCGGACCGCAAACCAATTTTTGCTCTTGCAAAAGAAATTAATGAACTTGCGACAAAAGCACGTGAAGGAAAACTAGCACCAAACGAAATGAAAGGTGCTTCCTGCACGATCACCAATATCGGTTCGGCCGGCGGTCAATGGTTTACTCCAGTTATTAACCATCCGGAAGTGGCTATCCTTGGCATCGGACGCATTGCCGAAAAACCGATTGTCCGTGACGGCGAAATCGTGGTTGCTCCGGTATTGGCGCTGTCGTTAAGCTTTGACCATCGCATGATTGATGGTGCCACAGCGCAAAAAGCGTTGAATCACATTAAACGTCTATTAAATGATCCTGAATTATTATTAATGGAGGCGTAA
- the lpdA gene encoding dihydrolipoyl dehydrogenase yields MVVGDFAIETETLVVGAGPGGYVAAIRAAQLGQKVTIVEKGNLGGVCLNVGCIPSKALISASHRYEEAKHSEEIGIKAENVTVDFSKVQQWKASVVKKLTSGVEGLLKGNKVEIVQGEAYFVDANTVRVVNGDKAQTYTFKNAIIATGSRPIELPSFKFSNRVLDSTGALNLQEIPKSLVVIGGGYIGVELGTAYANFGTKVTIVEGADEILSGFEKQMTAIVKRRLKKKGVEIFTNALAKGVEEREDGVTVTFEVKGETKTIDADYVLVTVGRRPNTDELGLEQIGIKMTDRGLIEVDKQCRTSVPNIFAIGDIVPGPALAHKASYEGKIAAEAIAGKPSEVDYIAIPAVVFSDPECASVGYFEQQAKDEGIDVVTAKFPFAANGRALSLNDTDGFVKLVARKEDGVIIGAQIIGPNASDMIAELGLAIEAGMTAEDIALTIHAHPTLGEIAMEAAEAVLGTPIHIITK; encoded by the coding sequence ATGGTAGTTGGCGATTTTGCAATTGAAACAGAAACGCTCGTTGTCGGTGCAGGTCCTGGCGGTTATGTGGCTGCGATTCGTGCAGCCCAGCTAGGCCAAAAAGTAACAATTGTCGAAAAAGGTAACCTTGGTGGAGTATGCTTAAACGTTGGATGCATCCCGTCTAAAGCACTTATTTCTGCAAGCCATCGCTATGAAGAAGCGAAACATTCCGAAGAGATCGGAATTAAAGCGGAAAATGTGACCGTCGATTTTTCGAAGGTGCAACAATGGAAAGCGAGTGTCGTGAAAAAATTAACAAGCGGCGTCGAAGGCTTGCTGAAAGGAAATAAAGTAGAAATTGTACAAGGCGAAGCGTATTTTGTCGACGCCAATACGGTGCGTGTCGTTAATGGGGACAAAGCGCAAACATATACATTTAAAAACGCTATTATTGCGACGGGTTCCCGCCCGATCGAGCTTCCAAGCTTTAAGTTTTCGAATCGTGTGCTTGATTCCACAGGTGCGCTCAACCTGCAGGAAATTCCAAAATCGCTTGTCGTCATCGGCGGCGGGTATATCGGCGTAGAATTAGGCACAGCGTATGCGAACTTTGGAACAAAAGTAACCATCGTCGAAGGAGCAGATGAAATTTTATCCGGTTTTGAAAAACAAATGACAGCCATTGTGAAACGCCGCTTAAAGAAAAAAGGCGTCGAAATCTTCACCAATGCGCTTGCTAAAGGTGTAGAAGAGCGGGAAGACGGCGTAACGGTTACCTTTGAAGTAAAAGGGGAAACGAAAACGATTGACGCAGACTATGTGCTCGTAACAGTGGGACGCCGTCCGAATACCGACGAGCTCGGTTTAGAACAAATCGGTATCAAAATGACGGATCGCGGCTTAATTGAAGTGGATAAACAATGTCGGACAAGCGTTCCGAATATTTTCGCCATCGGCGACATCGTTCCGGGACCGGCGCTTGCCCATAAGGCGTCCTATGAAGGAAAAATCGCTGCCGAAGCGATCGCTGGAAAACCGTCTGAAGTGGATTACATCGCAATTCCAGCCGTTGTGTTCTCTGATCCGGAATGCGCTTCTGTCGGCTATTTTGAACAGCAAGCAAAAGACGAAGGAATTGATGTCGTGACGGCAAAATTCCCGTTTGCTGCAAACGGCCGCGCGCTTTCTTTGAACGATACAGACGGATTTGTGAAGCTCGTCGCCCGTAAAGAAGACGGTGTCATCATTGGTGCGCAAATTATCGGTCCGAACGCTTCCGATATGATCGCCGAACTCGGGCTTGCCATCGAAGCGGGAATGACGGCGGAAGATATCGCATTGACGATTCACGCTCACCCAACGTTAGGCGAAATTGCAATGGAAGCAGCAGAAGCTGTTCTTGGCACTCCAATTCATATTATCACTAAATAA
- a CDS encoding DUF1885 family protein produces the protein MATHAYIKLVPASKQKTITLEEVKQLFQYYRDILSKTGEQLGWRYEQAAFPYQLVETDEGKGKWFYLKGDGHRYRAIIVGVGTHAETNGESEQSFIQITLPNEATYGDKGKANEFCKFLAKKLEGELHLFNGKVMYFCKR, from the coding sequence ATGGCGACGCATGCTTACATAAAGCTCGTTCCTGCATCGAAACAGAAAACGATTACATTAGAAGAAGTGAAACAATTGTTTCAGTATTACCGGGATATTTTAAGCAAAACGGGGGAGCAGCTTGGTTGGAGGTACGAACAAGCCGCCTTTCCTTATCAGCTGGTGGAAACGGACGAAGGAAAGGGAAAATGGTTTTACTTAAAAGGGGACGGCCACCGGTATCGAGCGATCATCGTCGGCGTTGGGACGCATGCGGAAACAAACGGAGAAAGTGAACAATCATTTATTCAAATTACACTACCTAATGAGGCGACATACGGCGATAAAGGGAAAGCGAATGAGTTTTGCAAGTTTCTCGCCAAAAAACTAGAAGGAGAGCTTCATCTGTTTAATGGAAAAGTGATGTACTTCTGCAAGCGATAG
- a CDS encoding DUF3055 domain-containing protein: MNLFEKLYDEYEKVKVRFVGFIAKDTRYDFGIVYTNMFFGKPLVICMQTGRSILLDPKDVENHKYLQQIFRIDTEEQAADLAEFFSVVLPFTSVHPEYEY, encoded by the coding sequence ATGAATTTATTTGAAAAGCTATATGATGAATATGAAAAGGTGAAAGTTCGATTTGTTGGTTTTATAGCGAAGGATACTCGCTACGATTTTGGAATTGTGTATACGAATATGTTCTTTGGAAAACCTCTTGTTATTTGCATGCAAACAGGCCGCTCTATCCTCCTCGATCCAAAAGACGTAGAAAATCATAAATATTTGCAACAAATTTTCCGCATCGATACGGAAGAGCAAGCTGCTGATTTAGCGGAGTTCTTCTCTGTTGTCCTTCCATTCACATCCGTTCATCCCGAATATGAATATTAA
- a CDS encoding GapA-binding peptide SR1P has translation MGTIVCQTCDATIAHFEDEKVTTLYGKCCKCDRDGDAEEKE, from the coding sequence ATGGGCACAATCGTATGTCAAACATGTGATGCGACGATTGCACACTTTGAAGACGAAAAAGTGACAACGCTTTACGGAAAATGCTGCAAATGCGATCGTGACGGGGATGCAGAAGAGAAAGAATAA
- a CDS encoding aminotransferase class I/II-fold pyridoxal phosphate-dependent enzyme, with product MSQFETPLFTGLLEHIRKNPIQFHIPGHKKGAGMDPEFRDFIGENALAMDLINIGPLDDLHHPKGIIKHAQELAAEAFGADYTFFSVQGTSGAIMAMVMSVASPGDKIIVPRNVHKSVMSAIVFSGATPIFIHPEIDKELGISHGITPEAVEKALKQHPDAKGVLVINPTYFGIAGDLKKIVEIAHSYHVPVLVDEAHGVHIHFHEDLPLSAMQAGADMAATSVHKLGGSLTQSSILNVREGLVSAKHVQAILSMLTTTSTSYLLLASLDVARKWLATQGREHIEKAIQLAEKTRRQINEIPYLYCVGKEILGTEATYHYDPTKLTISVKELGLTGYDVEKWLREMYNIEVELSDLYNILCIITPGDTEREANALVNALRHLSEQFRHQAAEGVKPKVLLPDIPTLALTPRDAFYAETEVVPFEESAGRIIAEFIMVYPPGIPIFIPGEIITQENLNYIKKNLEVGLPVQGPEDDTLQTLRVIKEHKPIR from the coding sequence TTGTCGCAGTTTGAAACACCATTGTTCACAGGATTATTAGAACATATCAGAAAAAATCCTATCCAATTCCATATTCCTGGCCATAAAAAAGGGGCAGGGATGGATCCTGAGTTTCGTGATTTTATTGGAGAAAATGCGTTAGCTATGGATTTGATTAATATCGGTCCTCTCGATGATCTTCATCACCCAAAAGGCATTATCAAGCACGCTCAAGAGCTAGCAGCAGAAGCATTCGGGGCCGATTATACATTTTTTTCTGTCCAAGGGACAAGCGGTGCCATTATGGCCATGGTGATGTCCGTTGCTAGTCCCGGCGACAAAATCATCGTTCCGCGCAACGTGCATAAATCGGTCATGTCTGCTATTGTCTTTTCTGGTGCAACACCGATTTTCATTCATCCGGAAATTGATAAAGAGCTTGGCATTTCCCACGGCATCACACCAGAAGCAGTCGAAAAAGCGCTCAAGCAACACCCGGACGCCAAAGGAGTACTCGTGATTAACCCAACCTATTTCGGCATCGCCGGGGATTTAAAGAAAATTGTTGAAATCGCTCATTCCTATCACGTTCCTGTTCTCGTTGATGAAGCACATGGTGTCCATATTCATTTTCATGAAGATCTTCCGCTTTCCGCTATGCAAGCTGGGGCGGATATGGCAGCAACAAGCGTTCATAAATTAGGCGGTTCTTTGACGCAAAGTTCTATTTTAAACGTACGTGAAGGACTCGTATCCGCAAAACACGTACAAGCTATTTTAAGCATGCTAACGACAACATCTACTTCTTATTTGTTGCTAGCCTCTTTAGATGTTGCACGCAAATGGCTTGCTACACAAGGACGGGAACATATTGAAAAAGCTATTCAGCTTGCAGAAAAGACCCGGCGACAAATAAACGAAATCCCTTATCTTTATTGTGTAGGAAAAGAAATTTTAGGAACGGAAGCAACATATCATTACGATCCAACCAAGCTTACCATCTCTGTCAAAGAACTAGGTTTAACAGGATACGACGTCGAGAAATGGCTGCGGGAAATGTACAACATTGAAGTAGAGTTATCCGATTTGTACAACATTTTATGCATTATTACGCCTGGAGATACGGAGCGGGAAGCAAACGCGCTTGTGAATGCTCTTCGCCATTTATCTGAACAATTCCGCCACCAGGCGGCGGAAGGAGTAAAGCCGAAAGTATTATTGCCGGACATCCCTACTCTTGCCTTAACTCCGCGCGACGCGTTTTACGCGGAAACGGAAGTCGTGCCATTTGAAGAATCGGCAGGCCGGATTATTGCTGAATTTATCATGGTTTATCCGCCAGGAATTCCGATTTTTATTCCTGGAGAAATTATTACCCAAGAAAATTTAAACTATATCAAAAAGAATTTAGAAGTCGGTCTGCCGGTGCAAGGGCCGGAAGACGACACGCTGCAAACATTGCGGGTGATTAAAGAACATAAGCCAATCCGTTAG
- a CDS encoding NAD(P)H-dependent flavin oxidoreductase: protein MIWKTRVTELLGITYPIIQGGLAYLAYADLAAAVSNAGGLGQITAMSLESPERLREEIRKVKDKTDRPFGVNFAIGQHGRPFQHMLEAALEEGVPVVSVTGGNPAPFFEQLKGTNVKKLVLVAAVRQAVKAEELGADAVMVVGQEGGGHLGKYDTGTFVLIPKVVDSVSIPVIASGGIGDGRGLMAALALGAEGIEMGTRFIATKECVHAHPIYKEMLVKGSENDTVVIKRTLGAPGRAIANEWTQKILEIEDKGGTYEQLKEYISGEANRRFIYDGKINEGFAWAGQVMGLIKDIPTVAELFARMISEAEQIRRRWAN from the coding sequence ATGATTTGGAAAACGAGAGTAACAGAGTTGCTTGGCATTACATATCCGATTATTCAAGGAGGGCTTGCCTATTTAGCGTATGCCGATTTGGCGGCCGCGGTCTCTAACGCCGGAGGCTTAGGACAAATTACGGCAATGTCGCTAGAAAGCCCGGAACGATTGCGTGAGGAAATTCGCAAAGTAAAAGACAAAACCGATCGTCCATTTGGCGTCAATTTTGCGATCGGACAGCACGGCCGTCCGTTTCAGCATATGCTCGAAGCCGCATTGGAAGAAGGTGTGCCTGTAGTTTCCGTCACGGGAGGAAATCCGGCCCCGTTTTTTGAACAACTAAAAGGGACAAACGTGAAAAAACTCGTATTGGTTGCCGCTGTTCGCCAAGCGGTTAAAGCAGAAGAGCTTGGCGCCGATGCAGTGATGGTGGTCGGCCAAGAAGGGGGCGGCCATTTAGGAAAATATGATACAGGGACGTTTGTTCTGATTCCGAAAGTAGTCGATTCGGTGTCGATTCCGGTGATTGCTTCAGGCGGCATCGGCGATGGGCGCGGCTTGATGGCGGCGTTGGCGCTTGGGGCGGAAGGTATTGAAATGGGAACAAGATTTATTGCGACAAAGGAATGCGTCCATGCTCATCCGATCTATAAAGAAATGCTGGTGAAAGGATCGGAGAATGATACGGTCGTCATTAAACGGACGTTAGGAGCGCCAGGCCGTGCGATTGCCAATGAGTGGACGCAAAAAATATTAGAAATCGAGGACAAGGGCGGCACCTACGAGCAGCTGAAAGAATATATCAGCGGCGAAGCGAACCGACGCTTTATTTACGATGGAAAAATAAACGAAGGGTTTGCCTGGGCCGGGCAAGTGATGGGATTAATTAAAGACATCCCAACGGTAGCAGAATTGTTTGCGCGCATGATTAGTGAAGCGGAGCAAATCCGGCGCAGATGGGCAAACTAG
- a CDS encoding UPF0223 family protein, which produces MNYSYPFSYDWSTQEIIDVIKFFEAIETVYEKGMEREKLMHTYRRFKEIVPSKSEEKKLCDEFEQASGYSSYQVMKKAKAAKNGDWIHMA; this is translated from the coding sequence ATGAATTATTCCTACCCGTTTTCCTATGACTGGTCAACGCAAGAAATTATTGATGTCATCAAATTTTTTGAAGCGATTGAAACCGTCTATGAAAAAGGAATGGAACGGGAAAAACTAATGCACACATACCGCCGTTTTAAAGAAATTGTCCCAAGCAAAAGCGAAGAAAAAAAATTATGCGATGAATTTGAACAGGCAAGCGGCTATTCATCCTATCAAGTAATGAAAAAAGCGAAAGCAGCAAAAAACGGCGATTGGATTCACATGGCATGA
- a CDS encoding inositol monophosphatase family protein, translated as MQKTKTWEEIDRYARQWIKEAGARIRATFAQKLTVETKSHRNDLVTNVDRETERFFIENIKKTFPHHHVLGEEGFGDNITTLEGIVWIIDPIDGTMNFVHQQRNFAISIGVFENGVGMLGYVYDVVQDELYAARKGEGAFLNDKPLPPLEPVSVSEAIISLNATWVTENKRIDPSVLAPLVKDVRGTRSYGSAALEMAYVAAGFLDAYITMRLSPWDFAGGLVLVQEVGGIVTNLYGEPLRLLERNSVFVSKPGLHEEILQKYIHH; from the coding sequence ATGCAAAAAACAAAAACATGGGAAGAAATCGATCGTTATGCCCGACAATGGATAAAGGAAGCAGGAGCAAGAATCCGTGCTACATTTGCACAAAAGCTGACGGTGGAAACAAAATCGCACCGCAACGATCTCGTCACCAATGTCGATCGCGAAACAGAGCGCTTTTTTATTGAAAACATAAAAAAAACATTCCCCCACCATCACGTGCTAGGGGAAGAGGGGTTTGGCGATAACATCACCACCCTCGAAGGCATTGTCTGGATTATTGATCCGATCGATGGAACGATGAATTTTGTTCATCAGCAGCGAAACTTTGCGATTTCTATCGGCGTGTTTGAAAATGGAGTCGGAATGTTAGGATATGTGTACGATGTCGTGCAGGATGAACTGTATGCCGCGCGCAAAGGCGAAGGAGCGTTTTTGAACGATAAGCCGCTTCCCCCTTTAGAACCGGTATCTGTTTCTGAAGCGATCATCTCGTTAAATGCTACATGGGTAACAGAAAATAAACGAATCGATCCGAGCGTATTGGCTCCGCTCGTCAAAGATGTGAGAGGAACGCGTTCATACGGATCCGCGGCGCTCGAAATGGCATATGTCGCCGCAGGCTTCTTGGACGCCTATATTACGATGCGCCTGTCGCCGTGGGATTTCGCCGGTGGGCTTGTGCTTGTACAGGAAGTCGGCGGCATTGTGACAAATTTGTATGGTGAGCCGCTTCGTCTCCTGGAAAGAAACTCCGTATTTGTGTCAAAGCCGGGATTGCATGAAGAAATTTTACAAAAATACATTCATCATTAG
- a CDS encoding DUF5325 family protein — protein sequence MKQIQPIPLLLAIFAVIAIMAIGIFIAEQSIIGVILSVIVLLVIVGIGFARKKRMREKGML from the coding sequence ATGAAACAGATTCAACCGATTCCGCTTTTATTGGCGATATTCGCGGTCATCGCCATTATGGCCATCGGCATTTTTATCGCGGAACAAAGCATTATCGGCGTTATTTTATCCGTCATCGTTTTATTGGTTATTGTCGGCATCGGATTTGCCCGCAAAAAACGAATGCGCGAAAAAGGAATGCTATAG
- the typA gene encoding translational GTPase TypA translates to MTKRREDLRNIAIIAHVDHGKTTLVDQLLRQSGTFRENEHVEERALDRNDLERERGITILAKNTAVQYKGTRINILDTPGHADFGGEVERIMRLVDGVLLVVDAYEGCMPQTRFVLKKALEQQLTPIVVVNKIDREFARPEEVVDEVIDLFIELGASEDQLEFPVIYTSALHGTASLDPHEQEKDMSVLFETIIDHIPAPLDNREEPLQFQVALLDYNEYVGRIGIGRIFRGTMKVGQQVALMKLDGSVKTFRVTKLFGFIGLKRIEITEAEAGDIVAVAGMEDINVGETVCPFDHQEALPPLRIDEPTLKMTFLVNNSPFAGREGKYVTARKLEERLRTQLETDVSLRVENTDSPDAWIVSGRGELHLSILIENMRREGYELQVSKPEVIMKEIDGVLCEPVERVIIDIPEEYTGAIMESIGARKGELVDMVHNENGQVRLVFMVPSRGLIGYRTEFMSLTRGYGILNHSFDHYAPAQSGQVGGRRQGVLISMETGKATAYGIMQLEDRGTIFVEPGTEVYEGMIVGEHNRENDLVVNICREKHMTNIRSSTKEQTVTMKKPRLMTLEEALEYLNDDEYCEVTPKSIRLRKKILNKSEREKLEKKKKAAQQAK, encoded by the coding sequence TTGACAAAAAGAAGAGAAGATCTCCGCAATATTGCAATTATCGCACACGTAGACCATGGCAAAACAACGTTAGTGGATCAATTGCTGCGGCAGTCGGGAACGTTCCGTGAAAACGAACATGTAGAAGAACGTGCTTTGGACCGGAACGATTTGGAAAGAGAACGTGGGATTACCATCTTAGCGAAAAATACTGCCGTTCAGTATAAAGGAACGCGCATTAATATTTTAGATACGCCTGGCCATGCTGATTTCGGCGGGGAAGTAGAACGGATCATGCGACTTGTGGATGGCGTTTTATTGGTTGTAGACGCCTATGAAGGCTGCATGCCGCAGACGCGCTTTGTGCTGAAAAAGGCGCTTGAGCAGCAGCTGACGCCTATTGTTGTCGTCAATAAAATTGACCGTGAGTTCGCGCGACCGGAGGAAGTCGTCGACGAAGTGATTGACTTATTTATTGAATTAGGAGCATCGGAAGATCAGCTCGAGTTTCCGGTTATCTATACTTCGGCGCTGCACGGAACGGCGAGCTTGGATCCTCACGAGCAAGAGAAAGATATGAGCGTATTATTTGAAACGATTATCGATCATATTCCAGCGCCGTTGGATAATCGGGAGGAACCGCTACAATTTCAAGTGGCGCTGCTTGATTACAACGAGTACGTTGGGCGTATCGGTATCGGCCGTATCTTTCGCGGCACAATGAAAGTCGGACAGCAAGTGGCGCTAATGAAATTGGATGGTTCAGTGAAAACGTTCCGCGTCACCAAATTGTTTGGGTTTATCGGCTTAAAACGGATAGAAATTACCGAGGCAGAAGCAGGAGATATTGTCGCGGTGGCGGGAATGGAAGATATTAACGTCGGGGAAACGGTATGCCCGTTTGATCATCAAGAAGCATTGCCACCGCTTCGCATTGATGAACCGACTTTGAAAATGACGTTTTTAGTGAACAATAGCCCATTTGCCGGACGCGAAGGCAAATATGTTACGGCAAGAAAGCTAGAGGAACGCCTGCGTACCCAGCTCGAGACGGATGTCAGCCTGCGCGTGGAAAATACGGATTCTCCTGATGCGTGGATCGTTTCCGGGCGCGGCGAGCTTCATTTATCGATTTTGATTGAAAACATGCGTCGCGAGGGATATGAGTTGCAAGTGTCCAAGCCGGAAGTGATTATGAAAGAAATCGATGGCGTGCTTTGCGAGCCGGTGGAACGGGTCATCATTGATATTCCAGAAGAATATACCGGGGCAATTATGGAATCAATCGGGGCCCGCAAAGGCGAGCTGGTGGATATGGTCCATAATGAAAATGGACAAGTGCGCCTCGTCTTTATGGTGCCTTCGCGCGGATTGATTGGTTATCGAACGGAGTTTATGTCATTGACACGCGGATATGGAATTTTAAACCATTCGTTTGACCATTATGCACCGGCACAAAGTGGACAAGTAGGGGGTCGCCGCCAAGGAGTGCTCATTTCTATGGAAACCGGTAAAGCAACGGCGTATGGCATTATGCAGCTAGAAGACCGTGGAACGATTTTTGTCGAGCCGGGGACGGAGGTATATGAAGGAATGATTGTCGGTGAGCACAATCGCGAAAACGATTTGGTCGTCAATATTTGCCGGGAAAAACATATGACGAACATCCGCTCGTCGACAAAAGAGCAAACGGTCACCATGAAAAAGCCGCGTTTAATGACGCTTGAAGAAGCGCTTGAATACTTAAATGACGATGAGTATTGCGAAGTAACACCAAAGTCGATTCGCCTGCGCAAAAAAATACTAAATAAAAGCGAGCGCGAAAAGCTGGAGAAGAAAAAGAAAGCAGCACAGCAGGCGAAATAA
- a CDS encoding YlaH-like family protein, with protein MNVLERLTFFASLYKVDANPEKGMWLLYITIFLLAAVVYRLGFAKKLPLLKNVIIYALLALGCTILTFFAVFLPIAEGLVIAALVLIIYKVRLYQSKKHEMKEEK; from the coding sequence GTGAATGTTTTAGAACGCCTCACATTTTTTGCGTCGTTATATAAAGTGGACGCAAATCCGGAGAAAGGGATGTGGCTGCTTTACATTACGATTTTCCTCTTGGCTGCCGTTGTGTACCGTCTCGGTTTTGCCAAGAAGCTTCCTTTGCTGAAAAACGTCATCATCTATGCGCTGTTGGCGTTAGGCTGCACGATTTTAACCTTTTTTGCCGTATTTTTGCCGATTGCGGAAGGATTGGTAATCGCCGCTCTCGTATTAATTATTTATAAAGTCCGCCTATACCAATCCAAAAAACACGAGATGAAAGAAGAAAAGTAA
- a CDS encoding YlaI family protein gives MRVKCVLCDRIDTIADESLLAKRLRNRPIHTYMCKECYDRIAEKTKARLATGKFRIYRSTLSDDEW, from the coding sequence ATGAGAGTGAAATGCGTTCTTTGCGACCGAATTGATACGATTGCTGATGAATCGCTGCTGGCAAAACGGCTGCGCAACCGCCCTATTCACACCTATATGTGCAAGGAGTGTTACGATCGCATCGCCGAAAAAACGAAAGCACGGCTAGCAACTGGAAAATTTCGTATATATCGTTCCACATTGTCCGATGATGAATGGTAA